The sequence below is a genomic window from Colius striatus isolate bColStr4 chromosome 17, bColStr4.1.hap1, whole genome shotgun sequence.
GCCGCGGCCTCTTCCCGCCGCGCCCGGCCTCCTCGGGGGGACGTTTAACTACGTATCTGTCCATCAGCGCCGGCTCGGAGGCACCGACAGGGGCAGGGAAGCTGCCCGGCTCAGCGGGAGCACCTCTCGCCGGCGACGGCGGCCCTGAGGCGGCGACGGCGGCGGCGGGAAGCGCCGAGCCCTCAGCGGAGCCGCAGCGCGCGCACAGCCCAGCGCCTGCGCATGCGCCAGCACAGGATAAGCCCCGCCCCTCTCGGGCAGGCACCGCCTCCCGCGGAGCGCGCGCTTTTGGCGCCAAACCCCCGCCCCGCCCACCCGCCCGCCAGTTGGCGCgttctgctgcagcccctcaccgCAGCCCCGCGCCTCTGCCCCGCGCCGCAGCCCCTCACCGCTGCCCCGCGCCTCTGCccctcactgcagcccctcaccgCTGCCCCGCGCCGCAGCCCCGCCATGATCGGGCAGAAGACGCTGCACTCCTTCTTCAGCGCCGCGCCGGCGAAGAAGCGCGACCGCTCCCCAGAGCCACGAGGTGATGCTGAGGTAGCGGAGCGGAGGACTgggagggggcgggggggtTGGGTTGGTGGTGCGGTCCGGGGGGCTGCGCGGGGCTGGGGTCTCCCGGCGGCGCTGGCGGCcttggggaggggtggggggtgcAGCTCGTTCCGCGCCGCCGTCTCCAGAACTCCCGCGCTCCCGGCACGCTCGGCTGAGCTGCCACTCGAGGCCACCAATGGGCGCTGAGGGCCGCCGCCTCCTCACGGCTGATAGGTTAAAGCGCCTCTCCGCCAGCTGTATCAAGCCAATGGGGAAGAGCTTTCGCTTTCTCGTTGACCAATAGAGAGCGCGGGATTGGGGCTGTCCCTGCTTGTGGGCGGAGCCCGCGCGGTGCTTCGGCCAATAGGAAGGAGCCTACCGCTGTTTTGCCGCGAAAGAGCCGCGTGCGGCGGCGGGTGGGGCGGAGCGTGGGCGGAGCGTGGCCGGGCCATGGCGCTGCGGCTGCTCAGCCTGTGGCGTGGCTGCAGCCCCCGCCCGCTCCGCAGCCGCCTCTTCGCTCGCCGTTTACAGCTCAGCGCGCTGAAGAAGGCGAAGGCGGCGGGCGATGAGACGGGCCCGTCCTCGCCGCTCAGCGCGGAGCTGCAGGAGCGCATCCTCAGGAACAAAGAGGCGGCCCGGCAGCGGCTGGCGGAGCGGAGCGTGCCCCTGGGCTTCGGCGAGAGCTGGCGGCGGCAGCTGGCCGCGGAGTTCTGCAAGCCCTACTTCGCGGAGGTGAGCCCGGCCCGGGCGCTGGGGCCGCGTGGCCGCGGGTCCCGGCTGGCCCCAGGCTGACGCCGCTCCTCTGCCCCCGCCCCGCAGCTGATGGCGTTTGTGGCTGAGGAGAGGAAGCGCTACACGGTCTATCCGCCCCCTGAGCAAGTCTTCACCTGGACGCAGATGTGTGACATCAGGGAGGTGAGAGGAGCTGTGGAGGGATCCCTCTGGCTGCTGGGGTCTCCAACACCAGCAAAACATTCTTTTGGTGGTTTATCTCTTGAGCATTAGTGCTGCTGTTCTGTCCCATAACTTGTCAGCCCCGTCTCCCCTTTCATCTCTGATAccaaaatgtgcttttttattgttttattacctggttttattcttttattacCCCTCTGGACACAGAATTTCCTTTAAAACTGTAGTTGGACTTTTGACTTTATTTCCAGTGTTACCAGCTTACCCTGGTGCTTGATTTGGGGATCTCAGACATCTCTTGGGTTTCCTTTTAATTGATCTCGAATGCACTGTGATTAAGAAAGTTGGTGTTTAATCTCATTGCCACTAAGCTGTGTCAAAACATATCACAGCCACAACACCAAAATGTGAGGGAGTTTCTTTGGAAAACACCTTCACAAGGGGTTTTATTGTTTTATCTTTGAAAAATCTTAGTCTTCAGCACTCAAAATATCTCCGTAATCTCAGCTTCAAAGGATGTTGGTCCTTAGTGTGAGGTGGGCACTGTGTGCTTTACCTGGTGACAGTGAGATGTCAGAGATTGAACTTCAGCTCCtggggtttttggttttctCTTTATCTCTGTGTGTGGTTTAGGATAAAGATCATTCATAAGCCTTTTTGGTTTTCCCCTCTTCTGGAAAGAATACTGGTTATAATTCAGTGCTAACAAAGATCTGCTTTCAGGTAAAGGTTGTCATTTTGGGACAAGATCCATACCACGGACCTAATCAAGCTCATGGGCTCTGTTTCAGTGTCCAGAAGCCTGTTCCACCTCCCCCCAGGTATGGCAACACTCAGTCAGCAGATTCCCTTCTGTGTTACCCAGAGGCTGTCAGACAGGTAACTGATGCTGTGTGTTGTGACAGTGGCTGGAAAACACCTCACTGCAACAGTGAGGCTCCTTCTGTGTGCTTTGGTGGCATCCTGAGGAGCATGCTGGGTGTCAGTTTGCTCTTCAGTCGTTCTGAGACCACCTCATTGAGCTTCTGGCCAGACACACAAAGGGGAGTCCTTGCTGCACTGCTTTACAATTGGCTTTATCTTTAATGATGGGATTGAAATCAATACCCTTCTTGCCTAGCCTCAGAGCAGAAAGTGGTGCTGTTTGCTCTTCTCTTTAAACatacatatgaaaaatgttctgaTGCCTTTTGTTTGCAGTTTAGAAAACATTTACAGAGAGCTGTCTATGGATATTGAGGGCTTCACTCATCCAGGCCACGGTGATCTCACTGGCTGGGCCAAGCAAGGTGAGTTAGTGCACTCTGGTAATGTGTCCACTGCAGGTCATAAAAAAGCCTCTCTAGAAAGCAGACCCATGGCTGGAAACAGTCCATCTGTGAAGGAGAAAAGTCCCTCCCGAGTGCCTGTTGTGGGTACCTTAGAATGAAAGTCTAACTTACCATTTCTTTGGGGCAGTAGTAAAAGCCATTAATGCTTgatttggggggtggggggttgttgtggggtgggtttttttggttgtttgatTCTCTCTTTGCCTGTGTGGCTTGCCAGGAGTGCTCCTGCTCAATGCTGTCCTCACGGTGCGAGCTCACCAGGCCACCTCCCACAAGGAGAGAGGCTGGGAGCAGTTCACGGATGTGGTGGTGTCCTGGCTCAACAAGAACTTGCACGGGGTTGTCTTCATGCTGTGGGGAGCCTACGCCCAGAAGAAAGGCAGCTCCATTGACAGGGTACCCTGAACTCATCagctcttccctctccttttcccttcgGTTGGGTGGTCACTAGAGGGCACTTCCCTCACAGAACTGGGCTTTTCCTCCCTGCCTCAACGCTGCTGTCAGCTTCAGCTGCCCTTTTGCTCCAGCTTAGCCTTTGCCAGAATTAAGCAACACAAGTGGAGCAAGTGTAACCTCCTGTTGTCACAAAAGTGCCCAGCTGAGGGCAgaactgttttctttattctAGGAAAAGGCTCATGAATGAGCCTAAAACTTCCAGTTAGGGTCCCAGCAGTTGGCAAATGGCCCAGGgtattgctgctgctttatgCAGCCCATCCTCTGCTCAGTGGGACTAAAGTCTCTGTCCTTAGGGCTGGGTCTTTGGGTCtcctcaggctggtgtggagaGGAAATCACACCTGCTAGCTGGGGCAGAAGCAGCCAGCTGTGTCCTGGGAGCTGCCAGCATGCAAATCTAACGAGCCATTTCCTCTAACTGCTCCACAGAAACGGCACCACGTCCTGCAGACGGCTCATCCCTCGCCCTTCTCTGTCAACAGAGGCTTCTTTGGCTGTCGGCATTTCTCCAAGACAAACGAGTTGCTGAAGAAGTCTGGCAAGAAGCCCATTGACTGGCGGGcgctctgagctgctgcagggcccctGGGCTCTGGTGGCTgggctcagcccctctcccGGGGCTGGGCTTGTTTCATGGAAACCTTTTGCTGACCTGAGAATGACTTTTTGGGTGTTTATCAAGCAACACAGGCCCAGACTTGCAGAGatgtactgttttttttctcctctgcctcagccTGCTCTGAAGCAAATTAAACCCCCCAGAGTTGTGTATTAATTTGTTGTCACTGTTGTTATGGGAATATCTTTTCAAGCCCTTGTGAAGGGATGTCAGTTCTGACAGGGGaaggctgctcagctgctgtaaaTACCCTGCTGTGCCTCCTCCCActcctttgctttctgctgccCAAACCCAGATGTTGTGTTGGGGGGTGTGAAGCTGACTCCACGGGGGGAAAAGCAGATGCTTTTGgttttagcttttattttgctGCAGATAACGAGAGTTGTTAGAAATGTGGCCTCTTGGGGCTTTTACCACCATACACTGTCAGAAGTGTTACTTGGTGTGTCTGTACTGTCAGGGTTTCAGGCTAGATGCCCCCCAGCAGCTGAGGGGAGGCTGCAGCCGAGGCTGTGGTCGTGCTCTGAGCTTTTTGTTGGCATTTAGAGAGCAAAACTTAAGTTTTTAGATTCTTCCAGGACATGTGAATCACTTGGATGACAAGTGAGCTGTGGTGGCCGTGAACTTTGTGGTCCCTGCTGATGGAGCAGCAAAGGTTTGCTTGTCAAGGTCTGCCAGGTGATGGGCTGATGGCTGCGAGTTGTTTCAGATCATTTAAGCTCTCAGACCTCAGGGAATTTTGTGCTTTGCCTTCAGAGGAGCAACATGATGTTTCCAGCCACTGTTGAGAATAACTGTTGGGACTTCCAGGGTGAAGATGAGGTTGGACTTGGCACTTCTGGGTTTCCAGTTCTCTTTGACTTTGTAATTCTTTACATGGAAGTTAAGTGCCTTGTTCCTTTGGGAATTACACTGTTTTTAGTGAGTAAACCTTTCTTTGGCATTTGCTCTGATGGGTAACACTAGTGCAGGTCACACGTGCTGTGGCTGTGTTGTATTgctttgtttggtgtttttctttcctccccagcttgtgggttgttggtttttttta
It includes:
- the UNG gene encoding uracil-DNA glycosylase, producing MALRLLSLWRGCSPRPLRSRLFARRLQLSALKKAKAAGDETGPSSPLSAELQERILRNKEAARQRLAERSVPLGFGESWRRQLAAEFCKPYFAELMAFVAEERKRYTVYPPPEQVFTWTQMCDIREVKVVILGQDPYHGPNQAHGLCFSVQKPVPPPPSLENIYRELSMDIEGFTHPGHGDLTGWAKQGVLLLNAVLTVRAHQATSHKERGWEQFTDVVVSWLNKNLHGVVFMLWGAYAQKKGSSIDRKRHHVLQTAHPSPFSVNRGFFGCRHFSKTNELLKKSGKKPIDWRAL